Proteins from a genomic interval of Cottoperca gobio chromosome 8, fCotGob3.1, whole genome shotgun sequence:
- the cdip1 gene encoding cell death-inducing p53-target protein 1, with product MSSDPPPPYPGGPSCPLIEEKNGQPVPLRNAPIQGQPLPPDYGPPPYEATHPGFLPPHVPGEGPMPMPMPMPPPGGLYPPPPGHFPHPMPGQMGPGPSHFVHMEGHTATVLAPPGAATTVTVLQGEMFQTSPVQTVCPHCQQAIVTRISHDVGLMNTLFCLFCFFVGCDLGCCLIPCLIDDLKDVTHTCPYCKGYIYTYKRIC from the exons ATGTCCAGTGATCCTCCGCCTCCATACCCCGGAGGTCCCAGTTGTCCACTCATTGAGGAGAAGAATGGACAACCTG TTCCTTTAAGAAATGCTCCTATACAGGGACAGCCCTTACCTCCAGACTACGGTCCTCCACCCTATGAGGCCACACACCCAGGCTTCCTTCCCCCACATGTTCCTGGAGAAGGACCCATGCCCATGCCCATGCCCATGCCTCCACCAG GTGGCCTCTACCCACCTCCGCCCGGTCACTTTCCACACCCGATGCCAGGACAGATGGGCCCTGGTCCCAGTCACTTTGTCCACATGGAAGGTCACACAGCGACCGTCCTGGCTCCTCCAGGAGCAGCCACCACCGTGACTGTACTGCAGGGGGAAATGTTCCAGACCTCACCGGTGCAGACTGTCTGTCCGCACTGTCAGCAGGCAATCGTCACCCGCATCTCCCACGATGTCGGCCTCATGAACACACTCTTCTGCCTCTTCTGCTTCTTTGTAGG GTGTGATCTCGGCTGCTGCTTGATTCCCTGTCTGATTGACGACCTCAAGGATGTGACACACACCTGCCCGTACTGTAAGGGctacatttacacatacaagcGTATATGCTAA
- the polr3k gene encoding DNA-directed RNA polymerase III subunit RPC10, whose protein sequence is MLLFCPTCGNVLIVEEGQKCMRFACNTCPYVHNITRKVNYRKFPKLKEVDDVLGGAAAWENVDSTPETCPKCGHLRAYFMQIQTRSADEPMTTFYKCCKAQCGHRWRD, encoded by the exons ATGCTCCTTTTTTGTCCAACCTGcggaaatgttttaattgtcgAGGAAGGACAGAAGTGCATGAGATTCGCCTGCAACACCTGTCCGTATGTGCACAACATCACAAGAAAG gTAAATTACAGGAAGTTTCCCAAACTTAAAGAGGTGGACGATGTTCTCGGTGGAGCTGCAGCGTGGGAAAACGTGGACTCAACTCCTG aaacGTGTCCAAAGTGTGGACATCTTCGGGCGTATTTCATGCAGATTCAGACCAGATCAGCTGATGAGCCGATGACGACTTTCTACaaatgctgtaaagcgcagtgTGGACACCGATGGAGGGACTGA
- the snrnp25 gene encoding U11/U12 small nuclear ribonucleoprotein 25 kDa protein, which produces MMEEQSQDTVGGGLSVEDEEVENENLTEMAALDTEEEEDEEALPHSEILDIFEEGLALLVQDPLLCDLPIQVTLEEVNSQIALEYGQAMTVRVLKADGEIMPIVVVQNATVFDLKKAICRFMELKQQREGGVKHVSWRYVWRTYQMIFQGEKLEDDKMRLKDYGVRNRDEVTFMKRLRKK; this is translated from the exons ATGATGGAGGAGCAGAGTCAGGACACTGTTGGAGGAGGACTGTCTGTAGAAGATGAAGAGGTGGAAAACGAGAATCTGACAGAGATGGCAGCTttagacacagaggaggaggaagatgaggaggctCTTCCTCACTCAGAGATCCTGGATATTTTCGAGGAAGGACTTGCTCTACTTGTGCAGGACCCTTTACTCTGTGATCTTCCAATTCAG GTGACTCTGGAGGAGGTCAATTCTCAGATTGCTCTGGAGTACGGCCAGGCGATGACTGTGAGGGTTCTAAAGGCCGATGGCGAGATAATGC CCATAGTGGTGGTGCAAAATGCAACTGTCTTCGATCTGAAGAAGGCCATCTGCAGATTCATGGAGCTGAAACAACAACGTGAAGGCGGAGTGAAACACGTCAGCTG GAGATATGTTTGGAGAACTTATCAGATGATATTTCAAGGGGAAAAGCTTGAAGATGACAAGATGAGGCTTAAAGA CTACGGCGTCAGGAACAGGGATGAAGTGACGTTCATGAAGAGACTCAGGAAAAAGTGA